A genomic stretch from Engraulis encrasicolus isolate BLACKSEA-1 unplaced genomic scaffold, IST_EnEncr_1.0 scaffold_149_np1212, whole genome shotgun sequence includes:
- the LOC134442387 gene encoding stonustoxin subunit alpha-like yields the protein MASHRKAQTYPDHPDRFQFSPQVLCEQGFSRRVYWEVELDLRQTDSYVDVAVAYKSITRGKNMSQCNFGNVNRKSWSLQCQKLIRIGRTVFWHGGKETKIFFVRTSRIGVYVDHRAGILAFYSVEDDGTMALLHRVQAEFTEPLHPGFRVSPHASVELL from the coding sequence ATGGCGTCGCACAGGAAGGCCCAGACCTACCCAGATCATCCGGACCGATTCCAGTTTAGCCCACAGGTGCTGTGTGAGCAGGGCTTCAGTAGACGCGTTTACTGGGAGGTGGAGCTGGATCTGAGGCAGACTGACTCTTATGTTGATGTTGCGGTAGCTTACAAGAGCATAACCAGGGGAAAGAATATGAGCCAGTGTAATTTCGGAAATGTCAATCGGAAGTCCTGGAGTCTGCAATGTCAAAAGTTAATAAGAATTGGGAGAACCGTGTTCTGGCATGGCGGCAAAGAGACCAAAATCTTCTTCGTTCGCACGtctagaataggagtgtatgtggatcacagggcaggaattCTGGCCTTCTACAGTGTCGAAGACGATGGCACAATGGCCCTTCTACACAGAGTTCAGGCGGAGTTCACGGAACCTCTTCATCCTGGGTTCCGTGTGAGTCCTCATGCATCTGTAGAACTGCTCTGA
- the LOC134442386 gene encoding tripartite motif-containing protein 16-like protein, producing MSGKAAILEIIKSPEPKTRQDFLKYCFDLTLDPNTAHKEISLSEGNKMATRGEAQSYPDHPYRFRGTEQVLCEQGFCRRAYWEVELDLKKGENVQVAVAYKSTTKRISRGYSYYDHYEYSDNAFDWFLRCRLADYSHWSSYDDIFYATAPCRIGVYVDYRAGNLSFYNVSDNMTLIRTVSKSFSEPVYPGFWLGKDASVKLL from the exons cggCGATATTGGAAATCATCAAGTCACCGGAGCCAAAGACCAGGCAGGACTTCTTAAAGT ACTGCTTCGATCTCAccctggatccaaacacagcacacaaagagatctctctgtctgaggggaacaagaTGGCGACGCGTGGTGAGGCCCAGTCCTACCCAGATCATCCATACCGATTCCGAGGCACTGAGCAGGTGCTGTGTGAACAGGGCTTTTGTAGACGCGCTTACTGGGAGGTGGAGCTGGATCTGAAGAAGGGTGAAAACGTTCAAGTTGCAGTAGCCTATAAAAGTACAACCAAGAGGATCTCTCGTGGGTATAGCTATTACGATCATTACGAGTATAGTGATAATGCGTTTGATTGGTTCCTCAGATGTAGGCTTGCAGATTACTCCCACTGGAGTAGCTATGACGACATTTTCTACGCTACTGCCCCCTGTAGGATTGGAGTGTATGTGGATTACAGGGCAGGCAATTTGTCCTTCTACAACGTGTCTGACAACATGACCCTTATCCGTACGGTTTCCAAGTCCTTCAGTGAGCCCGTTTATCCTGGCTTCTGGCTGGGTAAGGATGCCTCTGTCAAACTTCTGTAA
- the LOC134442389 gene encoding E3 ubiquitin-protein ligase TRIM47-like: MSEAVVEEQDASRCSICLEPLKDPVTIPCGHSYCMKCISVFWDKKRKEYSCPQCRETFTTRPVLKKNTILAELVEKMKKSSASQTISPALAVPAAAAAAAVAASYGGPGDVECDFCTERKLKAVKSCLVCLVSLCQTHIEPHLNIPALKNHKLVQASTHLEEIICPQHSKLMEVFCRTDEKFICMLCTMEDHKGHDTVTATVERNVRETQTACLKKIEEMEKKVLEARETVTFHLRSAQEAEQQSEKIFTELLESIERRRSEVKELIRAQQKAAVRDAEDVLEKLEQELAELRRGHADLEKLSVEEDHVNFLQAFQALESSVSKTSSSISPSPHVSFNDLITSVSALKSGVEELCKQDVMKISGEVASVESVVPEEPSTREDFLKCE, from the exons ATGTCTGAAGCCGTCGTTGAAGAGCAGGACGCCTCTCGTTGTTCCATTTGTTTGGAGCCATTGAAGGATCCAGTCACCATTCCATGTGGACACAGCTACTGCATGAAGTGCATCAGTGTTTTTTGGGACAAGAAGAGGAAAGAGTACAGCTGCCCTCAATGCAGAGAGACGTTTACTACACGGCCTGTCCTGAAGAAAAACACCATCTTAGCTGAACTGGtggagaaaatgaaaaagagcagtgcttctcaaactaTCTCTCCTGCTCttgctgttcctgctgctgctgctgctgctgctgttgctgcttcgtATGGTGGACCAGGGGACGTGGAGTGTGACTTCTGCACTGAAAGAAAACTGAAAGCTGTCAAGTCGTGTCTGGTGTGCCTGGTGtctctctgtcagacacacatCGAGCCTCATCTCAACATCCCTGCCCTGAAGAATCACAAACTGGTCCAGGCCTCCACACATTTAGAGGAGATAATCTGCCCTCAGCATAGCAAGCTGATGGAGGTGTTTTGTCGTACTGATGAGAAGTTTATTTGCATGTTGTGCACCATGGAGGACCACAAGGGTCACGATACAGTTACAGCAACGGTGGAACGGAATGTGAGAGAG acacagaCAGCGTGTCTGAAGAAAAtcgaggagatggagaagaaagTGCTGGAGGCACGGGAGACTGTGACATTCCACCTG CGTTCTGCCCAAGAGGCAGAGCAGCAGAGTGAGAAGATCTTCACTGAGCTGCTGGAGTCTATTGAGAGGAGACGCTCTGAGGTgaaagagctgatcagagctcagcagAAGGCAGCGGTGAGAGATGCTGAAGATGTTTTGGAGAaactggagcaggagctggctgagTTGAGGAGAGGACACGCTGACTTGGAGAAGCTCTCGGTTGAGGAAGATCACGTCAATTTCCTCCAG GCTTTTCAGGCCCTCGAATCCTCTGTGTCCAAAACGTCATCCAGCATCAGTCCCAGTCCACACGTGTCGTTTAATGACTTGATTACATCTGTGTCTGCCTTGAAGAGCGGAGTGGAAGAGCTGTGCAAACAGGATGTGATGAAGATATCTGGAGAAG TGGCCAGTGTGGAGAGCGTTGTCCCTGAGGAGCCAAGCACCAGGGAGGACTTCTtgaagtgtgagtag